The sequence GTAGAAATCAAGAAAAGCATTTTCTGTAAAACAGGACCACAGTTCCCAACAAAAAAGGTATGCCCAACATGTCACCAGCCGTTCTCTGCCAGGTTTATTAGGAGAtgttacacatttaggagatgctTTCCTAAACACAATAATACACTGGCAGAAAAAATAAAACCTGAGGTGTCATCTCAACAGGGGCAAATTGCCAGAACTGAGAGCCCCTCACTGAAAGTGAGCATTGTAGGAAAAGAAATTAAGGTTAAATACATAAGTAAGAAACAGAATGTATTAATTAACATAACTCATCCAAAAAGAAGGGGGAAAATAACCAAATACAGAACCATTCCCTCCAATCCCACCACTACAGAAACTTTCAGGTCTCCTTTGCAATCTGATATTAAGTACCCTGAAAAGCAACAGCTTGAAAACAAGCACCAGAGTTCAGATTGTTCAGGGGCCTCTCCGCCTGTTGAGTGCACCATTCAGAAGGAGAATTCTGACACAGTTCTGGTTTCTTTAACCTCAGCtcccaaaagagaaaaaaacaagtcTGATACACTATCTTCAGTCTCAGATGATTCTGAGGGAGAATCTGCCATCTTTCAGCAGAAGGCTTTTAAAATTAGTCAGAACAACCCCAAGAAGAAACATTTCTCTGGAGCTGATGCTCTTCAGGAAAACATTCTTCCTACTTCACACGATACTCTAAAGACCACAAGTTTAAATAATACACACTTAAGTAAAACACCTTTTGAGGATCCTAAGGATGTGGATAAAGAGAGAAAAAACAACTCCGCTGTCCCAGAAAATATCACATCAGAGTCACATACACAGCAAAGCACAGATGGAACAAATCATTTGCTAAGTACCATTACCAACATCATTCCCATTCAAGATGTCTCAGACTCTGACTTTTGTTCTCTGTCTTCTCTAAGCATTCAGCTTTTGGGAGAAAAGGCAACTAGTATCTATTGCAAAGGCAACAAAACTTCATCCACAGAAGGCTGTGAGAACTCAAATTCTAAATCTTTCTCCTCTAGTCAAAATGCTCTGAAGTCTTCTACTTCATTCAGTCCTTCTCCCTTGGCCACCAGACATTTAGAACCCAAAGATACCCTTGGGCATACATTTTCCTTTAACCACTGTGCTGAATTTGTGATAGACCATGAGAAAGAGCATGGTGATATGActgaaacagacattaaaaaaaccaTTATACATGGTGACTCTTGTGCAAACACACAGCAACTACTGGAAACAAAGAGTACACAGAGTCCAACCCTCATCCCTGCATCCTGCAGCAGCCTAGCTGTTGAGGATTCACTTCACAATATTAGCCACACCACTGTTGAATGGGATCAAACAGAAGCCCAGAAAAATCATCCAGAGACAGTAGCCCCTAGCAGAACAAAAGTGTCAGTCATGAGCTTCATAACTGATAAGTTAGAGCAAAGATTAATTACTCAAAATGATAAAGAACACACAGTTGATTCTAATTGTCCCTTGGGAATGAGAGCACCCAAAGAGTCACCCAGCTCTTTGGAgaatattgaaaaagaaaaacgCCAACTAATACCAGTGATAATGAATGCATGCCACCGAGATTTTGAAGACCTACCCAGTGAGAAtcatgatgaaaactgttttaaaaTGGACTTTCCACCAAACACTGCTGAGTCCAGCTACAAAGTGTGTGTGACGGATAAGCTGTTTCTTATACAGAAAACATTAAACAGTGATGCAGACCAATGTGGTAATCAAGACAAAGAGAGCCATGAATTAACCAGTTTTCAACAGGAGCCAAGGGAGTGCCAAAGAATTGCATTAACAAGACAAGATTCTGAAGGAGATGAAGACAAAAATGACTCAAAGGAAAACTACTATCATCAAATAGACATATTGCTGTCTCCCCAGAAGCAAAAGGCGTTGAAAGGTACAGTGGCTATACAGAATCTTTaactttcattatttttattgaatCTTGGAAAGTCTTAAGggtaaggtttttttttaattgcttgggattttttctttttttgtccaagatagagTATTATAGAGTTATATGTACATGAACAATCATATATCAGCTTGCTTTTTTACATTATAACCCAATCCACCCATAAATAGTGCATAGAAAAATCACCAGTGCTGGAGTTtaatataaagttaaaaaaatcaatttctcTTTAAGAAGTTGATGTATTGCCAGATCAATTTGTAGGAAATGTTAGCCTCTTGCCACTCTTAAATAATCCACCATATTG is a genomic window of Callospermophilus lateralis isolate mCalLat2 chromosome 5, mCalLat2.hap1, whole genome shotgun sequence containing:
- the LOC143400457 gene encoding uncharacterized protein LOC143400457, which codes for MLPVKNAVHEKETPPNSSHKAGTSQPSGQACQKNTKELEKEVKGETSNAAFHQTGVLRKSKENRDEHTSASVNRKQNSSFLPEEKKQPPSDSKIGRGEEDDDPSLAISHQLKKALPVVMFKDGEESLSGKITLQDFPSTVKNCEAENGKFITEVKCGTFNVRVEIKKSIFCKTGPQFPTKKVCPTCHQPFSARFIRRCYTFRRCFPKHNNTLAEKIKPEVSSQQGQIARTESPSLKVSIVGKEIKVKYISKKQNVLINITHPKRRGKITKYRTIPSNPTTTETFRSPLQSDIKYPEKQQLENKHQSSDCSGASPPVECTIQKENSDTVLVSLTSAPKREKNKSDTLSSVSDDSEGESAIFQQKAFKISQNNPKKKHFSGADALQENILPTSHDTLKTTSLNNTHLSKTPFEDPKDVDKERKNNSAVPENITSESHTQQSTDGTNHLLSTITNIIPIQDVSDSDFCSLSSLSIQLLGEKATSIYCKGNKTSSTEGCENSNSKSFSSSQNALKSSTSFSPSPLATRHLEPKDTLGHTFSFNHCAEFVIDHEKEHGDMTETDIKKTIIHGDSCANTQQLLETKSTQSPTLIPASCSSLAVEDSLHNISHTTVEWDQTEAQKNHPETVAPSRTKVSVMSFITDKLEQRLITQNDKEHTVDSNCPLGMRAPKESPSSLENIEKEKRQLIPVIMNACHRDFEDLPSENHDENCFKMDFPPNTAESSYKVCVTDKLFLIQKTLNSDADQCGNQDKESHELTSFQQEPRECQRIALTRQDSEGDEDKNDSKENYYHQIDILLSPQKQKALKDQNLEISSLGKFSQESALRGGRASDGSQEEAIDQWARRRQQFRDGRRCNSTGGSSFTSNITEGSITSEDGRSLDFGFRVDTEEKGFYTENFHSAAWVFRGDDGNPEDSPRCLSKKPRPVAVRERTVRLFKGTGDYPWGFRIQFSKPIMVTEVDTNSAAEEAGLLIGDVVLSVNGTEVTSVEHAEAVHLARKGSDILTLVVGSDISHCPNTPRPTCRGYLHKRTHSGFMKGWRKRWFVLKHDGCLHYYKHKKDEGKWPPLEVIKLEGAEVGIDSSLGKSFVFNCVPPPGNRSLCLCATSNQEMKRWLEAMEKAAHPIHQNHVWEDVTLHNSSLPPLAIKNPECLGLLHQLDRSTDLWVQHYCILKDGCLYFYDSIRSTRASGGLYLQGYRVSEQTHSFKQSVIELKPPSEEFKTFYLCAENKTENQRWITALQMSIKKWIPLHQAIQDFMNRPLEETRM